One Alnus glutinosa chromosome 3, dhAlnGlut1.1, whole genome shotgun sequence genomic region harbors:
- the LOC133864512 gene encoding uncharacterized protein LOC133864512, translating into MAPHGEALVSSYTTRKNNDFSKPPKLSSDNLQRTVSDISYELSQEGIIDLNLPPISEVENARCECCGMCEECTPEYIEKVRGKFFGKWICGLCTEAVKEEVEKNGGKREEALSSHMIACVSFNKFGRAYPVLYQAEAMREMLKKSKSGRRVRATSISPRDKGAQNKPGGIARSSSCIPAITREINDLAIGN; encoded by the coding sequence ATGGCGCCACACGGAGAGGCTCTTGTCAGCTCCTACACTACTAGGAAGAACAACGACTTTTCCAAGCCGCCAAAACTGTCGTCCGACAACCTTCAACGAACGGTGTCGGACATTTCGTACGAACTCAGCCAGGAAGGGATCATCGACTTAAACCTCCCGCCAATCTCCGAAGTTGAAAACGCGAGGTGCGAGTGCTGCGGCATGTGCGAGGAGTGCACGCCGGAGTACATTGAGAAGGTGCGCGGGAAGTTCTTCGGGAAATGGATATGTGGGCTGTGCACCGAGGCGGTGAAGGAAGAGGTGGAGAAAAATGGAGGGAAGAGAGAGGAGGCTTTGAGTTCGCACATGATTGCATGCGTAAGTTTTAACAAGTTCGGTAGGGCTTATCCAGTTTTGTATCAGGCCGAGGCCATGAGAGAGATGTTGAAGAAAAGCAAATCAGGAAGGAGAGTGAGGGCCACGTCTATTAGTCCAAGGGACAAAGGAGCGCAAAACAAGCCCGGCGGGATCGCTCGGAGTTCAAGTTGCATTCCGGCAATTACAAGGGAGATCAACGATCTCGCCATAGGCAATTGA